A genomic region of Miscanthus floridulus cultivar M001 chromosome 3, ASM1932011v1, whole genome shotgun sequence contains the following coding sequences:
- the LOC136544197 gene encoding uncharacterized protein codes for MPAFLRWSESAIIFDRTNHLESIPHPRRYPLVVDPIVGPKRLTKILMDGGSGLNIMYAKTLDKIGIDRTRLLLTRAPFHDIMLGKQAMPLGQINLSVTFRNPSNYRTKTLTFEVVRFSRTFHAILGRSCYAKFMAVSNYTYLKLKIPGPNGVITVDTSFQRTYECEVECCGHAAAIVASKELAAIKEEVTKEAPDPKRSIGSFEPAEGSKEVLIDPGSTEGKTVHVGTMLSSE; via the coding sequence ATGCCTGCCTTTCTtcggtggtcagagtccgccataatctttgatcggaccaaccacCTGGAGAGCATCCCGCATCCGAGGAGATATCCACTAGTGGTTGACCCAATCGTTGGcccgaagcggctcaccaaaatactgatggatggaggcagtggcctcaacatcatgtatgccaagacgctcgacaaaATAGGCATCGACCGAACACGCCTCCTCCtaacccgagcacctttccacgacATCATGCTCGGAAAGCAGgctatgccacttgggcagatcaatctgtctGTTACCTTCAGgaatccatccaattataggacaaaaaccctcaccttcgaggtggtcaggttctccagaaccttccacgccatcctgggacgttcatgctatgcgaagttcatggctgtctccaactatacatacctcaagctaaaaataccAGGCCCcaacggggtcatcaccgtcgacacctccttccagcgcacctatgagtgcgaggtcgagtgttgcgGTCACGccgcagcaatcgtcgcctctaaagagctcgccgccatcaaagaggaggtcaccaaagaagcgcccgaccccaaAAGGTCGATCGGATCCTTTGAGCCAGCAGAAGGTTCTAAGGAGGTCCTAATAGACCCTGGGAGCACCGAGGGAAAAACGGTGCACgttggtaccatgctttcctctgaatag
- the LOC136546421 gene encoding rhamnogalacturonan I rhamnosyltransferase 1-like: MEVRRASDEMGSGGGGGKYEKARHSSSARVKLWVARASTVLLWTCVVHLAAYRELWAPSVLTRWPGCLNQPHVVPEEVAVAVADAGQRQAARAVVLPPKRIYKNNGYLMVSCNGGLNQMRAAICDMVTIARYLNVTLIVPELDKASFWADPSDFQDIFDVDYFIASLRDEVRILRQLPPRLKRRVEMGFLRSLPPVSWSDIAYYHHQILPLIKKYKVIHLNRTDARLANNGLPMEIQKLRCRVNYNALRFTPEIENLGRRLVQVLRRNGPFVVLHLRYEMDMLAFSGCTHGCSNMEAEELTKMRYAYPWWKEKVIDSDAKRKDGLCPLTPEETALVLQALGIDRSYQIYIAAGEMYGGQRRMAALTLAYPNVVRKETLLPSELSLFQNHSSQMAALDYMVSLESDIFIPTYDGNMAKVVEGHRRYLGFKKTVLLDRRHIVELVDEYRNGTLSWTDFSSAVMASHISRMGEPSRRQMIPDKPKEEDYFYANPHECLPAEDISVL, encoded by the exons ATGGAGGTTCGTCGTGCCTCGGATGAGATGggcagcggcggtggaggcgggAAGTACGAGAAAGCGCGGCATTCGTCGTCGGCGCGGGTGAAGCTGTGGGTAGCGCGCGCCAGCACCGTGCTGCTCTGGACGTGCGTCGTCCACCTCGCGGCCTACCGGGAGCTCTGGGCGCCCAGCGTGCTCACCAGGTGGCCTGGCTGCCTCAACCAGCCGCACGTCGTGCcggaggaggtggcggtggctgTAGCGGACGCCGGCCAGAGGCAGGCAGCGCGCGCCGTGGTGCTTCCACCCAAAA GAATCTACAAGAACAATGGCTATCTGATGGTCTCCTGCAACGGTGGGCTTAACCAGATGCGAGCAGCA ATTTGTGATATGGTAACGATTGCAAGGTATCTGAACGTTACTCTTATCGTACCAGAGCTGGATAAAGCTTCATTTTGGGCTGATCCCAG TGATTTTCAAGATATATTTGATGTGGACTACTTCATAGCATCACTAAGAGACGAGGTCCGAATTCTGAGACAACTGCCTCCAAGGCTTAAAAGAAGAGTGGAAATGGGATTTCTTAGGTCCCTGCCGCCAGTCAGTTGGTCTGATATCGCCTATTACCATCATCAG ATTCTACCTCTGATAAAGAAGTACAAGGTCATTCACCTAAACAGGACAGATGCTCGCCTTGCAAATAATGGCTTACCCATGGAAATTCAGAAACTAAGGTGCCGTGTCAATTACAATGCTTTGAGATTTACCCCTGAAATAGAAAATCTGGGCAGACGTTTGGTTCAAGTTCTTCGCCGGAATGGTCCCTTTGTAGTTCTTCACTTACGGTATGAGATGGACATGCTTGCCTTCTCTGGATGCACACATGGTTGCAGCAACATGGAGGCTGAAGAGCTCACGAAAATGAG ATATGCCTACCCATGGTGGAAGGAGAAAGTGATTGACTCTGATGCCAAGAGGAAAGACGGGCTCTGTCCTTTAACACCGGAGGAGACTGCACTGGTGTTGCAGGCACTCGGAATTGATCGCAGTTATCAAATTTACATTGCTGCAGGTGAAATGTATGGTGGACAAAGAAGAATGGCTGCTCTTACCTTGGCTTATCCCAATGTG GTTAGAAAAGAGACATTATTGCCTTCAGAACTCAGTCTTTTCCAGAACCATTCTTCCCAGATGGCAGCACTGGATTATATGGTATCCTTGGAGAGTGATATTTTCATACCCACTTATGATGGTAACATGGCAAAAGTTGTAGAGGGTCATCGGAG ATACTTGGGATTCAAGAAGACGGTACTGCTAGATCGGAGGCACATTGTCGAGCTTGTCGATGAGTACAGAAATGGCACATTGAGCTGGACTGATTTCTCCTCTGCTGTCATGGCGTCACATATCAGCCGCATGGGCGAACCGTCTAGGAGGCAGATGATTCCCGACAAACCCAAGGAAGAGGATTACTTCTATGCGAACCCACACGAGTGTTTGCCAGCAGAAGATATTTCAGTCTTGTGA
- the LOC136546422 gene encoding uncharacterized protein, whose amino-acid sequence MLRRRLCPGVFLRLFATSCRRSSLHPSQPHLPRATALPTLPVAKKVPFNVSAHGRSWSDPYHWMRDTSDPDLQALLAAENAYADAFVGSAGGGGLRARLAAEMRARLPASATTPPQPWGPWLYYQYVPEGKEYPVLSRKLRPSSGLVGTLLDYLSGSEKEQVLLDWNKVAEKNGYVHIGTCRISPDHRFLAYTVDTSGGELFSLEVKDLLSEHVIFSPPDKGIVSLAWAGSSESLFYTVCDDTLRPNQVFCKKLQSDEAGFLVFTEKDANCCVDITSTKDFKYMTVNSNTRTSSEVFVIESDNLREGLWPIRKRVDKVQYFLEHHNGFFYILTNAPVNDTETTTEGYYLARCRAEKSLVDRWQIVTLPASDCTIQDMDIFHDNLVLYLQKNGTPLFCSINMPIDVDVQEPKELDDLNPWFFPIPSELCSIVAGSNNDFMSSTYRLVVSSPVIPDLTVDYDLRKRTFTILHQEEVTTPSANLGSLGFQSNASSIQQNLHLVENSQSWSDLSKLFSCQRIEVTSHDGVSIPLVILYSREAHCHGESPGILYGYGAYGEDLDKSWCSQRLSLLSRGWVLAFADVRGGGDLSWHMAGTKANKIKSIQDFAACGMHLIKEGFVHQNRLCAIGCSAGGLLVGAVINMLPDLFSAAVLKVPFLDICNTMLDPTLPLTVLDYEEFGDPNIPAEFEAISSYSPYDNLAPGVCYPPVLVTASFNDTRVGVWEAAKWVAKVRDITCTSCSQSVILKTNMQSGHFGEGGRFMHCDETAFEYTFLMKVLGLDDIAMT is encoded by the exons ATGCTCCGCCGGCGCCTGTGCCCCGGCGTGTTCCTCCGCCTCTTCGCCACTTCCTGCCGCCGCAGCTCCCTCCACCCCTCGCAGCCGCACCTCCCGAGAGCTACAGCTCTCCCGACGCTGCCTGTGGCGAAGAAGGTCCCCTTCAATGTGTCGGCGCACGGGAGGTCGTGGAGCGACCCGTACCACTGGATGCGCGACACCTCCGACCCGGACCTCCAGGCCCTCCTCGCTGCAGAGAACGCGTATGCCGACGCCTTCGTCGGCTCCGCAGGTGGCGGCGGCCTCCGTGCGCGCCTCGCTGCCGAGATGCGCGCCCGGTTGCCCGCTTCCGCCACCACACCGCCTCAGCCCTGGGGCCCTTG GTTGTATTATCAATATGTTCCAGAGGGAAAGGAATACCCTGTTTTATCTAGGAAGCTGAGGCCTTCTAGTGGTCTGGTAGGAACTCTGCTTGATTACCTTTCTGGTTCAGAGAAGGAGCAAGTGTTGCTTGACTGGAACAAGGTTGCAGAAAAAAATG GTTATGTTCACATTGGGACTTGTCGAATCTCTCCAGATCATAGGTTTCTTGCATATACAGTTGATACATCTGGGGGTGAACTATTTTCCCTTGAAGTGAAAGATCTTCTGTCTGAGCATGTCATCTTTAGTCCACCAGACAAGGGAATAGTTAGTTTAGCATGGGCTGGCAGCAGTGAAAGTTTATTTTACACTGTCTGTGATGACACTCTACGTCCTAACCA GGTTTTCTGTAAAAAGTTGCAATCGGACGAAGCAGGGTTTCTAGTTTTCACAGAGAAAGATGCAAACTGTTGCGTGGATATTACAAGCACAAAAGATTTTAAGTATATGACTGTCAATTCTAACACTAGGACATCATCTGAGG TTTTTGTGATCGAATCTGATAATCTAAGAGAAGGCTTATGGCCTATACGGAAACGTGTTGACAAAGTTCAGTACTTTTTGGAGCACCACAATGGGTTCTTTTACATTCTTACCAATGCTCCTGTAAATGATACCGAAACGACAACTGAAGGCTACTATCTGGCCAGGTGTAGGGCTGAAAAGTCACTGGTGGATAGATGGCAG ATTGTGACGTTACCTGCGTCGGACTGCACCATTCAGGATATGGACATTTTTCATGATAATTTAGTTCTCTATCTTCAAAAGAATGGGACTCCTCTTTTTTGCTCCATCAATATGCCAATTGATGTTGATGTTCAG GAGCCAAAGGAACTTGATGATCtcaatccatggtttttccccaTACCGTCAGAGTTATGCAGCATTGTTGCTGGATCCAACAATGATTTCATGTCATCTACTTATCGGCTAGTTGTTTCATCACCTGTG ATACCGGACTTAACTGTGGACTATGATTTGAGAAAAAGGACTTTCACCATCCTTCATCAAGAGGAAGTAACTACCCCCTCTGCAAATCTAGGCAGCCTGGGCTTTCAATCCAATGCTTCAAGCATCCAACAAAACCTGCATCTTGTTGAAAATTCACAAAGTTGGAGTGATCTTTCCAAGCTATTCTCATGTCAAAGGATTGAAGTTACATCACATGATGGTGTTTCAATACCTTTAGTCATCCTGTATTCACGGGAAGCACATTGTCATGGAGAATCACCTGGGATCTTATACGGTTATGGAGCTTATGGAGAAGATTTGGACAAAAGCTGGTGTTCTCAGAGGTTAAGTCTCCTCTCTCGAGGTTGGGTTCTTGCATTTGCAGATGTTAG GGGTGGAGGGGATTTATCTTGGCATATGGCAGGAACCAAAGCTAACAAGATAAAATCAATTCAAGATTTTGCTGCATGTGGTATGCATCTCATAAAGGAAGGCTTTGTTCACCAAAATCGTCTTTGTGCTATAGGCTGTAGTGCTGGTGGTCTGCTAGTGGGCGCCGTCATTAATATGCTTCCAGACTTATTTTCTGCTGCAGTTCTCAAG GTTCCTTTTCTTGATATCTGCAACACAATGTTGGATCCTACTTTGCCTCTCACTGTCTTGGACTATGAAGAGTTTGGTGACCCTAATATCCCAGCTGAATTTGAGGCGATCAGCAGTTATTCTCCTTATGATAACTTAGCACCTGGTGTATGCTATCCTCCAGTCCTGGTGACTGCCTCGTTTAATGATACAAG GGTAGGAGTTTGGGAAGCTGCTAAGTGGGTTGCAAAAGTAAGAGATATCACATGCACATCCTGTTCCCAGTCAGTTATTCTCAAAACTAATATGCAAAGTGGCCATTTCGGTGAGGGCGGGCGTTTCATGCACTGTGATGAGACAGCCTTTGAGTATACATTTCTCATGAAGGTCTTgggtttggatgacatagctatGACGTAG
- the LOC136546423 gene encoding dof zinc finger protein MNB1A-like, whose translation MQEPRPRPVPPFAGVDLRRPKGYPAPAAAKEAEEEPAPAPGGDPCPRCGSRDTKFCYYNNYNTSQPRHFCKSCRRYWTKGGSLRNVPVGGGTRKSSSSSSSSTSPAGAAPKNTKRSKNSKRRRVAPAPDPASPGGTDASTATADVANTAPSTEAAAATVAASEKPTATEEPAAAVVAMETKPPAAPPAAVVSGFTDDTSTAPGLGLADVGSVGGAKELLPDPSHFEWPSGCDLGSYWGTSVFADTDPALFLNLP comes from the coding sequence ATGCAGGAGCCCAGGCCCCGGCCCGTGCCGCCGTTCGCGGGCGTCGACCTCCGCCGCCCCAAGGGCTAccccgcgccggcggcggcgaaggaggcggaggaggagccggctccgGCGCCCGGCGGCGACCCGTGCCCGCGGTGCGGGTCGCGGGACACCAAGTTCTGCTACTACAACAACTACAACACGTCGCAGCCGCGCCACTTCTGCAAGTCGTGCCGCCGCTACTGGACCAAGGGCGGGTCCCTCCGCAACGTCCCCGTCGGGGGCGGCACCCGCAAGAGCAGCAGCTCCTCGTCCTCGTCAACCTCGCCCGCCGGCGCCGCACCCAAGAACACGAAGCGGTCCAAGAACTCCAAGCGCCGCCGCGTCGCCCCGGCTCCGGACCCCGCCTCCCCCGGCGGCACggacgcctccaccgccaccgccgacgTCGCGAACACGGCACCGTCGACGGAAGCCGCAGCAGCGACGGTTGCCGCCTCGGAGAAGCCGACCGCGACGGAGGAGCCCGCAGCAGCGGTTGTCGCCATGGAGACGAAGCCGCCAGCCGCGCCTCCGGCGGCCGTCGTCAGCGGTTTCACGGACGACACCTCGACGGCGCCCGGGCTCGGGCTCGCAGATGTTGGCAGCGTCGGCGGCGCCAAGGAGCTCCTGCCGGACCCGAGCCACTTCGAGTGGCCGTCAGGCTGCGACCTGGGGTCCTACTGGGGCACCAGCGTGTTCGCCGACACCGACCCGGCGCTGTTCCTCAACCTGCCGTGA